TGATCTCCCCCAAAGAATAGCCAGCAAAAGCGCTTGGCTTTTCAAGCAATTGACGAAGTTGTTGCCACCGATAATACTGCAAAGTGTAAATAAAAGGTTGGGCGAATCTATTATCGAACAACGTCTCGTTATCAAAAATATTATCAGAATCGTTCGCAAACAGCTCCGGTATCACGGTGTGCAGTAGTGACTGGTCATTTTCGTTGGTGACCTTTAGCACTTCATCTATGTGTCGTTGACTTTGCAAACCTTGCCCACTAAACAGGATTATTAAATTCATTTTCAACCTTATAAAAGAAAATCGTAACCGCCAGCAAGTCCGCACTACCACCAGGGCTGAGATTACAGTGAATGAAATATTGATTAACCGTACTTACAGCCTGACGCCAATTTGATTGATAAACGCCCCCCGCCTGTAAAAACTGTTTTGCCATCATTTGAGCATTCATTAAATCTTTTATACCGCCACGCCAAACAAGATTGGTGTCCGATAATGCAGATATTAAAATCATTAAAGTTTGCATGGCTGCTTTTTCGAAATCTTGGGTACGATAAAAAGTATCGTAAAAACAAGGCAAGGCTGTGTTCTGAATGATTTGAAAACCATTAGAAACCATCTCAATTGCACCCGTTACCCCATACTTTTTATACATTTGCTGCCCATGACTGTCTGCTTTGCGTTCTAGGTGATGCGTTAAGTCATACTGCCAGCTATTGACAATTTGGGCACAAATATTTTGGGTGGTTAATGACTGATTCTGTTGTAAGCATTTACCGATTGCGGCACTTGCAAACCCTAAATTAAATATAGCTCCTTTATGGGTATTAACATTATTGGTGGCTTGGCGCATTTTTATTTCTTGGTAAATACCTTTGTTTTTTAGATCAACGAACGCTCTATTTTCATAGCCGAATTCGCTTAGCGTGGCAAAATACCCTCTTAAAGATGTGATACTCGCTATAAAAGTATCATGATTCATATCCGAATGGCTGCCGTTGCTTGATGGACAAACCAATCCCGGTTTGTTTTCAAGGTTCAACTCATCATATAAAGCATCAAGCGCAAAATCATCGATTTGCTGCCAGATTGCTTGTTTAGAGGATAAGGTTTCGTTGGTGGGCTCTGATAAAATATTCACACTCATAGGTATTCCATCCTAGTAATACATCTATTGTTTGCAGCTCAACCTCATAAATCGTTTTGACTAATACGGTCGGTATATCAGATATTAAGGCATGTATAAGCTCATTAAACGACACATCATTATGGCTATTTAATCTGACTTCCCCATCAATTCTTAAATCGACTTTAGACCTAACAAACTGCTTAAAAATCTCGATCTCTACTAATATTCTTGCCAACATATCCATATTATTGACTATTATTAGAATGTCTAAATCTGAAGTAGGATTTACAAAAGGCAAGTTGGTAAAATACTGATTGGCAAATGAGCCGTAGACATAGATATCAGCGCCTAAATTACGACATTGATCGATAAAGCAACGAGTCTCTTGTTGAATATCATTCGGTAAACTTGGTATTAAATTCTCAAGTGCTAAAGGTAAAGTGGTAACCTTTGGGGGATTTGACAGCTGTAATGCCAATCTATATTTACAGTTATTCTCGATATGACTCGTAGCAACCTTAGACAGGTACTGAGTACTTTGTCGACATACTGTGAAGGGTTGTTCTGCCATAATCATGTTATCTACAGCTTGAATGACAGCTAAAGGCAGAGAAGCATTTAACATCGTAAATGCCTCTTCAGGTTGTAAGTAGACTAAATCATGACGATGCATGCAAACCACCTATCTGTCTCTATCCATAAAAGATCTAGCTATATTAACCCCACTCTCAACTATCATAATTTTTGGCGTAGGCTGTGGCTTTAGCCCAGCGTTTTTGGCAAATTGTTACGATTGACTGGGCTAAAAGCGCCAGCCTACGATAGCCCATATTAAGTTAAGAGTCGCGTTATATTAATAAAAATATGGCTTTAAGCGCTTAAAACAGCCTCTACAACCTCATTACAGAGCAAACGACCGTCTCTTTCTTTCGCGACATGGCGACGCTTGTCTATCAGAAAATCATCAAGATGGCTTTGTTGTGATTCAATTGCATTTGCTACCAGATGTTCATCAAGCTGTACCCATATGTCATCAACCGCACCCATCTTATAAAAATTCTCGACACCGGGGGCAAAAATCGCTGACGTCTGTGATAAAGATTGCAACTTCTCTAGCGGTATCTTAGTGACCCTTGACATGGCATTTAAATCCATAACCTTGACTTGGCTGGATTGGAGCGCAAATATCTGATTAGCCATAAGGCCATAAGATAAAAATCCGCCGCTCACCGCTTCACCTAAGATAATGGCCAAATTAGGGTGCTCGTTACGTCTTAGCAAGTCGACACAAGCGGCCAAATGAGCAAAGGTCCTATTCAAACATAATAATTCATCAGCTCGAGACGAATCCTGTCCTTGAGTATCAACTATAAAAACAATCGGCGTTTTCTTACCTTCAGCGATAACCTTTAACACTTCATTAGCAAGGGTCATGGCAATGGCATGATTAATAGCAGCGGAATCGACCGTACCTATAATTTCGACCTTACCTACTTTCGTTTCTGCACTGCCTCTTATGACCCAGTTATCAATGTGATACTCAAGTTGGTTGGGAAATAATTCTGCTAAAACGGTTTGTGTTTGCATGATATTATCCTTTTTTAATCGCTTTCACCTGTTCGGCGCTAAGCATAGAAATAGAGTCAGGATTGTTTATGTTCATGGATTGCCAAATCGATAAACTGTCTTTTTTGCCAAACCATTGATCGTATTGTTGTTGCAAGCCGTCTTGCTGTTGTTGTAAATAACTCAAGTCTACATTAGCGACTGGTAGCTGCAGTGCAGCGATGATTTCTTGAGTAATATCATCAATATCGTCTTCAACTAAAACTTGAACATGACCAAGTAAATAGCGAGTTTTACCACCTGTCACTCGCCAAACCAATGCTCTATCTTTGGAATCAAACTCTTCCACGCCTTTGAGTGTTTCAATAACTTCAGGACCTGAAAGCGCCAAACGACCTTCTTCTGTCATAATAATATGCGTGCTCAAGCAAGCACTGATACCCATACCACCAAATGCCCCATTTGTACCACCAATAACGGTAATAATAGGTATACCTGCATTACGTACCTTTAGCATTGCCCGCATAATTTCAGAAATAGCGATTAAACCGGCATTAGCTTCATGCAAACGTACGCCACCTGAATCAACAAAAAACACAATGGCTTTCGGTTTCTCTTCAATAGCTTTGAGTAACATGCCAACGATTTTTGCGCCATGCATTTCACCTACGGCGCCGCCCATAAACTGGCCTTCTTGAGCAATAATATAGACAAAATTATCTTTAATCGTTGCCTTACCAATAATCACTCCATCATCAAAACTGCCTGTAATGTCTAATGAGGCAAGGTTCGGGCTAGTGGGCATACTGCCTGGTTTAAGAATTTCCACAAAGCTATTTTTATCCACAATACTGGCTATTCGATTGCGAGCAGTCTTTTCGTAAAAACTATTTTGAATATATGATTTATTCATGTGCTTCACCCTCTAAAATGTTGATAGCTTGGCTTAGGCGCAAACTCACTACGGCAGGTGTGGCTCCCATATCATTAATCTCGAACTGCAAACCGCCTACTGCATAACGATTAACAAATTCTTGTATAACTGCTTCCCAAATGTGATCAAAACCTGTCACTGACGTATTGATAATAAATTCGCTATGTTCGTTATCGGTTATAGAAGATACTAATATCTCTAGATTTCCCGAACCGACTACTCCACAAATGACTTCTTTCATCGTCACATCGACCGGCTGTGAAGTAAATTTAAAATTAAGTATGTTCATGGTTATATCCTTAGCAGTGTTTTACCAGTTTCTGAAGCGACTTGGGGGAGCATAAGTGCCATTTGACCATTTAACTAAGTCTTTAACAGACTTTGCCGCCAATAAGTCTCTATTGGCTTTTGAGATATCAATGCCAAGATCTTCTGGCCGCTGGATAATCTTGCGCGCTCTGAGCTCTTCAACCTTCTCATGATCTCGCTGCATACCAATAGAGGTATAGCCTGCCACACCACGAATAGCTTGCTCCCTTTCTTCTGGAGTGCGGCACAATAATAAATTGGCGATACCCTCTTCGGTGACAATGTGTGTCACATCGTCGCCATATATCATAATAGGCGGAAAGTCACTGCCCATTTTTTCTTGTAACTGCCACGCATCAAGCTCTTCAACAAAGACTGAGTTCATATTTTCGCGAAAGGTTTCTACCAACTGTACTACTAACTTACGACCTTTAATGACTCGCCCATCTGTCGCTTCTTGGCCTGCTTTCAAATAGCCATAACTAGAATGTCGACGTCCATGGGGATCTGAACCCATATTTGGTGCACCACCAAACCCTGCAATACGGTCTACTGTTGCTGTTGAGCTGTTACCTTGTAAGTCAATTTGTAAGGTTGAGCCAATAAATAAATCACAAGCGTATAATCCTGCTGTTTGACTAAAGGCCCGATTGGAGCGCATATTGCCATCACTGCCCGTAAAAAATATATCAGGGCGCTCTTGAATATAGTCATCCATACCCACTTCTGAACCAAAGCTATGGATGCTTTCGACAAACCCACTTTCGATAGCCGGAATCATAGTGGGATGAGGATTAAGAGCCCAGTTCGTACATATTTTACCTTTCAGGTTTAATTCTTCTCCATAAGTCGGTAATAACAGCTCAATTGCGGCAGTGTTAAAACCGATACCGTGATTCAGGCGCTTGATCTGATAGGGAGCATAAATGCCTTTAATGACCATCATAGCCATTAATATTTGTACGTCAGTAATCTGGGCGGGATCGCGCGTAAATAGGGGCTCAATATAATTGGGCTTAGGCGCAACAATAAAAAAATCCACCCAATCTGCAGGGATATCAACTCGGGGAACGTTATCTACTAACTCATTCACTTGCGCGATGACAATACCGCTTTTAAAGGCCGTCGCTTCTACAATAGCTGGCGTATCTTCTGTATTTGGTCCTGTATATAGATTGCCGTTAGCATCTGCAGAATGGGCGGTGATCAAGCAGACATTCGGCGTTAAATCAATAAAATATCTACCATATAACTCTAGATAAGTATGAATTGAGCCAATATGAATTTTTTGTTGTTGAACCAGATTGGCTAATCGTAATGCTTGAGGACCAGAAAATGAGAAATCCACTTTACTGGCAATACCTTTTTCAAATATATCGATATGACTTGGCAGCGCTAATACCGATTGTAAAATATGCAAATCATTCAATACTTTTGGATTACACTGTGAGAGACATTCAGATAAAAAATCGGCTTGTTTTTGATTATTACCTTCTATGCAGACTTTATCCTCACGGATAATTACGGTTTCAAGTAATTCAATCGCTCTATCATTTGGGACTAATTTATTTAACCCTTTGTCTTTTGCAGCATTCAATTTGGTAAGCCGTCTGGTTTTTTGCGTATCCCATACTTTTTCATTCATATTCGCTTTCATAAGACTTCCTTTATTTACTTATTAAAATATTGCGTTTACTGTTAAGAAAAATATAGATGGTCCTAATAAGCATCCCAGACCCGTATAAAAAGTCGCAACCAGTGCTCCATATGGAACCAGTCTTACATCAGTAGCTGCTAAGCCAGCGGCTACACCACTGGTAGTACCTACTAAGCCACCAAAAATCATGGCTGAACGAGGGCTTTTTAGATGCATAAATCGCGCAAGTAAAGGGGTTGCAATCATAAAGAAGACGGATTTAATCAAACCAATGGCAATGGATAAAGCAATCACATCAGAGGTTGCTCCAATTGCTGTCCCTGTAATAGGTCCCACGATATAAGTCATTGCACCTGCGCCAATGGTGGTCATAGAAACAGCATCTTTATAGCCTAACATCCATGCAATACCGGCTCCTGCCACAAACGGTATGATGCAGCCCATGAACAAAGCGATAATACCAATCTTCCCAGCACGTTTTATCTCTTTTACATCGACTTCAAAAGCAGTTGATGAGATAGCAAGATCACGAAGCATCGATCCCCCTAACAGAGCAAATCCAGAGAAAAGCTCTATATCGGAAATACCTTTTTCACCACCAGTATATAAACCAGCAAAATAGGCGGCAACGAGACCAAGTATGATAGCAATTGCAGATGACTGTAGCTTGTTGTTGGTTAGATACTTAGATAGTATGTGAGAAAAAAACATCACAAGGCCTGTTATTGCAAGAGCAGTCACAAAGGCATTTTTAGTGAGGGTTGCTATAATTAAGTCCATTTAATTACTCCGTTGCGCGATTGAATTGGTAGTTTTGGTTTTCTTATAATGTTATTAATACTGTTGATGAAACACTCATAATTGGTCATGATGCTCTTCAGTATCATCCCAAGTAAATGTATCGTAATCATTACCAATATTATTAAATAAGCGTACGGCAAAGACAGTTGCAATCAGCGCAACAACAGAGACAACAGCCGCTACCATTCCGCCAGATAGTGCAGCGACCACGTTTTGTCCTGCAGCCATAGCGACAACGATAGGGATATACATACCTGCCCAGTATAGAACACCAAACTGTGTTGACTTAGGCAGATAGCCTTTTTTAGCAAGCAATTCTTTACCAGCAATGAGTAGAATCATTGCAATAGCGACACCACCGATATTGGCGTCAACGCCTAACATTTGTCCTAACAGTCCACCGAGGAAAACCCCGAGTAAGTAACTAACTGCTAGTAAAGCGGTACCATATATGATCATAACAACCTTCCTTGATTCTGGTTAAGTTCCCTTTAGTAACGCCTCATTTAGTAAAGGATCTCGGCGTTACTTATCTTTTTTAATCCCTTACTACTACATCGTCCAAAATAGAGATTCTGTCTTTTAGAGCGATGCTACTGCCTACTTATTTGATATAATCTAAACCAATTGTTTGTAAAGCGCAATAAAATTGTATTTATTAAACATATATTTTGTATACAAAAGGCCTATTTATGAGTTTAGTTGATGATTTACCCTTATCTTTGCAAATTAGTAAAAAAATAGAAGATGATATTATTTATGGTCGACTTCAGCCCGGTACAAAACTTGATGAAGTAACACTTTGTGAAAAATACGGGGTATCAAGAACCCCGATCCGAGAAGCGTTAAAGCTTTTATCGTCTGAAGGTTTGGTGGAAATTCGACCTCGTAGGGGCGCAATAATACCTACTTTAAACATTGTAACGCTGTGTGAGATGTTTGAAGTAATGGCAGAGCTTGAGGGAATGTGCGGTAGATTAGCTGCTAGAAGAATCAACAAAGATGAGAAAGTTGAGTTATTACTTTTACATAACGAATGTAAAAAATACCTCTCTGAAGATAATCCAGAAAATTACTATGAAGCTAATAGGAAATTTCATTTTTTCCTCTATCAACTCAGCCATAATAGTTTTTTGATAGAACAAGCAAGCAATTTACATAATCGATTACATCCGTATAGACGCCTTCAGCTACGAGTACATCATAGAATGCAACATTCTTTTGACGAACACCAAGCCATCGTTGATGCAATTTCAAATGCTGATGAAATTTTGGCTGAGAGCTTACTAAAAGAACATGTATCGGTTCAAGGGCAAAAATTTACAGATTTAATTGCAACAATGAATCCTGATGGTAATAAGTAAGACTATTAGATTGGATCGCACCCTAGACAAAGTATTCATGAACTTAGACGCCCTAGGGTTTTCAGGGCAATTCATCAAGCCAAAAGGACTGGGTTCTCTACAATACAGAACCCAGCTCCCCCCCTCCCTCCCTCCCTCACTTAGTATGATGAGCTACGCTGAATACATGGTCAGAAGTATCAAAGAAGAGTGCGGCAGCAAATGCCGTCGTCACCAGCGCTTAAAACAGGGCTAGTAAAATCTTAAAAACCGTGTCATAAGTAAGATCACACAACAAAGGAATATTGTTATGAGTCAATTTTTATTTGACCTAGCCGTATTACGTTACTGTCAGCCATTAAGGGCGCTATTATTGCTGGCAGGTTTTACGGTTAGTAGCCAAAGCCAAGCAGCCACTTATAAAATTGAGCCTGACACCTCTAACGTACGCTTCGCTATCGACCACATCAAAACCTCTGCCACCACTGGCGGATTCTATAATGTGACAGGAATACTCCAGTATGATCCGAGTGCAAAAACCGGCGATATCTCTCTTATTATTCCCATAAAATCATTAAATACAGGTAATAAATTTTTTAATCTTAAACTGATGGGCCCCGATTTTTTTAATATGGAACAGTTTCCATTGGCTCATTTTGAATCTACCAAATGGCATTTCACGTCTGACAAAGAAGACCCAAAGGTCACACGAGTGGACGGCAAGCTAACCTTAAATGGTCAGACCCACCCTATTAGCTTACTGGCGACCAAATTTAATTGCTACTTGAGTTCACCACTTAAAAATACTGTCTGTGGAGGCAGTTTTACCGCCACAATTGACCGTACTCAGTGGAATATCAAAAAATATGTCTTATTCGGCATGACTAAAAATCTGACTTTAAATATTCAGGTCGAAGCTACTGAACAGTAGTGTTTTTTAGATTCGATACATAATCAGCGTGTAATAGAGTCATAGCTAAAATGATTAAATATGAGTTTTTTCCAGCTTTGTGAGGATATTATGAAGCCAACTGGTATAGTATTATCAGCAACTTTACTTAGTATAGCTTCTAGCGCTGTCATGGCTGATAGCGCACGCTCACCTCATGTGACGAGCTTGCTTAATATCAGCCCCGCTACCAGCTTACTCAATGTAAGCCCCATGAATAGCGATTTGGCCAATCGCGGTGCCTATATTGCCCGTACTGCTGACTGTATGGCTTGTCATCGTGAGGACTATAGCGGCGGCATAGCGATTGAAACACCCACTGGTAATATTTACTCGACCAACATTACACCCTCTCAACGTTATGGTATCGGCAACTATACCGAAATTTACTTCAAAAAAGCACTGCAAAAAGGCCGTGCGCCCACGCATCAGCTGTATCCTGCGATGCCATATCCGTCTTATCATGGTATGGCTGATGCGGATATTAGTGCGTTATTTGCTTATTTTCAAACCGTACCTCCCATTGAGATGCCACCTGAAAAGACCACTCACCTACCGTTTCCATTAAATATTCGCACGCTAATGCTGGCTTGGAATGTGATTAATGTACCTTCTACCAAAAACCGTGCAGGGCTCACCCAAACCCAGCAACGCGGTGAATACCTCGTTAATAACTTAGAACATTGCGGTACTTGTCACACACCGCGAAACCTCACGCAAGGTCTTGATAAAGAAAAGTATTTATCTGGTGCGCCGCTTGGTAAATGGTATGCACCCAACATCACCCCAGATAATGACAGTGGTATCGGACGCTGGAGCGAGGGTGATATTGTCACTTATCTACGTAGCGGTTTGCTGGATAAACGGGCTTATGCGGGTGGA
This window of the Psychrobacter arcticus 273-4 genome carries:
- the madL gene encoding malonate transporter subunit MadL; amino-acid sequence: MIIYGTALLAVSYLLGVFLGGLLGQMLGVDANIGGVAIAMILLIAGKELLAKKGYLPKSTQFGVLYWAGMYIPIVVAMAAGQNVVAALSGGMVAAVVSVVALIATVFAVRLFNNIGNDYDTFTWDDTEEHHDQL
- the mdcC gene encoding malonate decarboxylase acyl carrier protein, whose protein sequence is MNILNFKFTSQPVDVTMKEVICGVVGSGNLEILVSSITDNEHSEFIINTSVTGFDHIWEAVIQEFVNRYAVGGLQFEINDMGATPAVVSLRLSQAINILEGEAHE
- the mdcE gene encoding biotin-independent malonate decarboxylase subunit gamma, which translates into the protein MQTQTVLAELFPNQLEYHIDNWVIRGSAETKVGKVEIIGTVDSAAINHAIAMTLANEVLKVIAEGKKTPIVFIVDTQGQDSSRADELLCLNRTFAHLAACVDLLRRNEHPNLAIILGEAVSGGFLSYGLMANQIFALQSSQVKVMDLNAMSRVTKIPLEKLQSLSQTSAIFAPGVENFYKMGAVDDIWVQLDEHLVANAIESQQSHLDDFLIDKRRHVAKERDGRLLCNEVVEAVLSA
- a CDS encoding biotin-independent malonate decarboxylase subunit beta translates to MNKSYIQNSFYEKTARNRIASIVDKNSFVEILKPGSMPTSPNLASLDITGSFDDGVIIGKATIKDNFVYIIAQEGQFMGGAVGEMHGAKIVGMLLKAIEEKPKAIVFFVDSGGVRLHEANAGLIAISEIMRAMLKVRNAGIPIITVIGGTNGAFGGMGISACLSTHIIMTEEGRLALSGPEVIETLKGVEEFDSKDRALVWRVTGGKTRYLLGHVQVLVEDDIDDITQEIIAALQLPVANVDLSYLQQQQDGLQQQYDQWFGKKDSLSIWQSMNINNPDSISMLSAEQVKAIKKG
- the mdcB gene encoding triphosphoribosyl-dephospho-CoA synthase MdcB, with amino-acid sequence MSVNILSEPTNETLSSKQAIWQQIDDFALDALYDELNLENKPGLVCPSSNGSHSDMNHDTFIASITSLRGYFATLSEFGYENRAFVDLKNKGIYQEIKMRQATNNVNTHKGAIFNLGFASAAIGKCLQQNQSLTTQNICAQIVNSWQYDLTHHLERKADSHGQQMYKKYGVTGAIEMVSNGFQIIQNTALPCFYDTFYRTQDFEKAAMQTLMILISALSDTNLVWRGGIKDLMNAQMMAKQFLQAGGVYQSNWRQAVSTVNQYFIHCNLSPGGSADLLAVTIFFYKVENEFNNPV
- a CDS encoding GntR family transcriptional regulator → MSLVDDLPLSLQISKKIEDDIIYGRLQPGTKLDEVTLCEKYGVSRTPIREALKLLSSEGLVEIRPRRGAIIPTLNIVTLCEMFEVMAELEGMCGRLAARRINKDEKVELLLLHNECKKYLSEDNPENYYEANRKFHFFLYQLSHNSFLIEQASNLHNRLHPYRRLQLRVHHRMQHSFDEHQAIVDAISNADEILAESLLKEHVSVQGQKFTDLIATMNPDGNK
- a CDS encoding YceI family protein, whose amino-acid sequence is MSQFLFDLAVLRYCQPLRALLLLAGFTVSSQSQAATYKIEPDTSNVRFAIDHIKTSATTGGFYNVTGILQYDPSAKTGDISLIIPIKSLNTGNKFFNLKLMGPDFFNMEQFPLAHFESTKWHFTSDKEDPKVTRVDGKLTLNGQTHPISLLATKFNCYLSSPLKNTVCGGSFTATIDRTQWNIKKYVLFGMTKNLTLNIQVEATEQ
- the mdcG gene encoding malonate decarboxylase holo-[acyl-carrier-protein] synthase: MHRHDLVYLQPEEAFTMLNASLPLAVIQAVDNMIMAEQPFTVCRQSTQYLSKVATSHIENNCKYRLALQLSNPPKVTTLPLALENLIPSLPNDIQQETRCFIDQCRNLGADIYVYGSFANQYFTNLPFVNPTSDLDILIIVNNMDMLARILVEIEIFKQFVRSKVDLRIDGEVRLNSHNDVSFNELIHALISDIPTVLVKTIYEVELQTIDVLLGWNTYECEYFIRAHQRNLIL
- a CDS encoding cytochrome c, with amino-acid sequence MKPTGIVLSATLLSIASSAVMADSARSPHVTSLLNISPATSLLNVSPMNSDLANRGAYIARTADCMACHREDYSGGIAIETPTGNIYSTNITPSQRYGIGNYTEIYFKKALQKGRAPTHQLYPAMPYPSYHGMADADISALFAYFQTVPPIEMPPEKTTHLPFPLNIRTLMLAWNVINVPSTKNRAGLTQTQQRGEYLVNNLEHCGTCHTPRNLTQGLDKEKYLSGAPLGKWYAPNITPDNDSGIGRWSEGDIVTYLRSGLLDKRAYAGGPMAEAIAHSTRYLSDEDLIAMASYLKVVPIIKTDDYLLPVDMSRLPNPLSSSITYNLIEQKDYLAQEKSATNAGSNTNNSPKALYLAACASCHGVDGYAQPDARYASIVGLSSIRRVKPDALINVIAYGAKGALNTAPKMPGFDKELSHAQIASITNYVRVNFGGLPSSNVSAADVKRILK
- the madM gene encoding malonate transporter subunit MadM, with the protein product MDLIIATLTKNAFVTALAITGLVMFFSHILSKYLTNNKLQSSAIAIILGLVAAYFAGLYTGGEKGISDIELFSGFALLGGSMLRDLAISSTAFEVDVKEIKRAGKIGIIALFMGCIIPFVAGAGIAWMLGYKDAVSMTTIGAGAMTYIVGPITGTAIGATSDVIALSIAIGLIKSVFFMIATPLLARFMHLKSPRSAMIFGGLVGTTSGVAAGLAATDVRLVPYGALVATFYTGLGCLLGPSIFFLTVNAIF
- the mdcA gene encoding malonate decarboxylase subunit alpha: MKANMNEKVWDTQKTRRLTKLNAAKDKGLNKLVPNDRAIELLETVIIREDKVCIEGNNQKQADFLSECLSQCNPKVLNDLHILQSVLALPSHIDIFEKGIASKVDFSFSGPQALRLANLVQQQKIHIGSIHTYLELYGRYFIDLTPNVCLITAHSADANGNLYTGPNTEDTPAIVEATAFKSGIVIAQVNELVDNVPRVDIPADWVDFFIVAPKPNYIEPLFTRDPAQITDVQILMAMMVIKGIYAPYQIKRLNHGIGFNTAAIELLLPTYGEELNLKGKICTNWALNPHPTMIPAIESGFVESIHSFGSEVGMDDYIQERPDIFFTGSDGNMRSNRAFSQTAGLYACDLFIGSTLQIDLQGNSSTATVDRIAGFGGAPNMGSDPHGRRHSSYGYLKAGQEATDGRVIKGRKLVVQLVETFRENMNSVFVEELDAWQLQEKMGSDFPPIMIYGDDVTHIVTEEGIANLLLCRTPEEREQAIRGVAGYTSIGMQRDHEKVEELRARKIIQRPEDLGIDISKANRDLLAAKSVKDLVKWSNGTYAPPSRFRNW